One part of the Paraglaciecola sp. L3A3 genome encodes these proteins:
- a CDS encoding lytic transglycosylase domain-containing protein — protein sequence MKQSLISKIAGILAIFVSHTVLASFSYDPEEIQRKVIDEAIRQDLAPSLALAIAKVESNFNPQALSHAGAKGVMQIMPRTAELGFGVNRQRLYDPTVNIEVGVKFIKKLLERYDERLDIALSHYNGGSAVRNGYGKLSVIPATRGYVDKVLATQQEFLHHDSLLAVTSKASLVIDDEPNTQNPQVKTLRAIRLHNITRNYKNKKPNKETPNMAAQTIKFTTPLSIQVGIDNRIAKVRQWESIYQN from the coding sequence ATGAAACAATCCTTAATAAGCAAAATAGCTGGCATATTAGCCATTTTTGTCTCGCATACAGTGTTGGCGTCTTTTTCTTATGACCCAGAAGAAATCCAGCGCAAAGTAATAGATGAAGCAATTCGCCAAGACCTTGCACCGTCTTTAGCCTTAGCCATTGCCAAAGTAGAATCAAACTTTAATCCACAAGCATTAAGCCATGCGGGCGCAAAAGGGGTAATGCAAATAATGCCTCGCACCGCAGAGTTAGGTTTTGGGGTTAATCGTCAACGATTATATGATCCGACAGTTAATATAGAGGTGGGGGTAAAGTTTATTAAAAAGTTACTTGAACGTTATGATGAACGTTTAGACATAGCTTTGTCTCATTACAACGGCGGTTCTGCGGTAAGAAATGGTTATGGTAAGTTGAGTGTGATCCCCGCTACTCGGGGTTATGTAGATAAAGTGTTGGCCACCCAACAAGAGTTTTTACATCATGACTCTTTACTAGCCGTAACATCTAAAGCATCTTTAGTAATTGATGACGAACCTAACACTCAAAATCCACAAGTAAAAACCTTACGAGCAATACGTTTACATAACATTACCCGTAACTATAAAAATAAAAAGCCAAATAAAGAAACGCCTAACATGGCGGCACAAACTATTAAATTTACAACACCTCTATCGATTCAGGTAGGCATAGATAACAGAATAGCCAAAGTTCGTCAGTGGGAGTCTATTTATCAGAATTAA
- a CDS encoding tetratricopeptide repeat protein encodes MAHIFNRNIQKQQIGYMFGLLYLCMQTCFAAESWQIIVLPDRNYSAPTELPPLSDLHSTISQGLTIALSNADYDVLNTHYLGLPNCILEDCAKLTDQTIRQAAIKSGKEVNLALLYQLKAFQQRQAASQQWYFSLAGRLLDLQTSAQQDAFMVENQVQPPAQNCISECLTEWLNNNLRLLTQDLGAVLSEKLAALPRRFHYQLTLNNFTTQDLQKIDRHLKKIQGYVADQLITNSLNETDNKSDKLTRNYQYISELSASELSIKLEQLNQKLSQSLTLQYDNTERQFHLIANEPIESWKNFSQFMTGLFSNFSLLETQQETQQEPRLAISEENAKQTEIAEPREPTDEENSAQKDQKMWQQAQTINTIHSYQQYLAIWPQGQFVILAQGAINRIQEDNNRWQQAANQNSSQAYQSYLNIKPQGQYRQQAKQQLARLREQQQLQQKQQETKALADNYYQKNDYPEALYYYQQAAKLGHAQAQFSLAKMYQDGKGTDQNTSQAAHWYLQAAKQGHAQAQATLGFMYSKGTGIKQDYAQAVYWYHQAAEQGYMKAQYNLAYLYTVGQGTSKDQQKAAFWFEKAALQGDADAQNSLGKLYERGLGVNQDMLKAKNLYQQAADQGHQMARINLRMLKN; translated from the coding sequence ATGGCGCATATATTTAATCGCAACATTCAAAAGCAGCAAATAGGCTATATGTTTGGCCTATTATACCTGTGCATGCAAACTTGTTTCGCAGCCGAGTCTTGGCAAATTATTGTGTTGCCCGACAGAAATTACAGCGCGCCGACTGAACTGCCACCATTAAGCGATTTACATAGTACTATTTCTCAAGGTTTAACCATAGCCCTGAGCAATGCCGACTATGATGTGTTGAATACTCATTACTTGGGTTTACCCAATTGTATTCTCGAAGATTGCGCAAAATTAACCGACCAAACCATTCGCCAAGCCGCCATAAAATCAGGCAAAGAAGTCAACCTAGCTTTGTTATATCAACTCAAAGCATTTCAACAACGCCAAGCCGCATCTCAGCAATGGTATTTTAGTTTAGCCGGTCGTTTGTTAGATTTACAAACCAGTGCCCAACAAGATGCGTTTATGGTTGAAAACCAAGTTCAGCCACCTGCACAAAATTGCATTAGCGAATGTTTAACTGAGTGGCTGAATAACAATTTACGCTTATTAACTCAAGACTTAGGCGCGGTATTAAGCGAAAAGTTAGCGGCTCTACCTAGACGTTTTCACTATCAATTAACCCTGAATAATTTTACGACTCAAGATCTGCAAAAAATCGACCGTCATTTAAAAAAAATTCAAGGTTATGTGGCTGACCAATTAATCACTAATTCACTCAATGAAACTGATAATAAATCAGATAAACTCACCCGTAATTATCAATATATATCTGAACTCAGCGCTTCAGAGTTAAGCATTAAGTTGGAACAATTAAACCAGAAATTATCCCAATCACTCACCTTGCAATACGATAATACTGAGCGCCAGTTCCACTTGATTGCCAACGAGCCAATCGAATCTTGGAAAAATTTCAGCCAATTTATGACGGGGTTATTTTCTAACTTTTCATTGCTAGAAACTCAACAAGAAACTCAGCAAGAGCCAAGACTAGCGATATCCGAAGAAAACGCCAAACAAACAGAAATAGCGGAACCTAGAGAACCAACTGATGAAGAGAATTCCGCCCAAAAAGATCAAAAAATGTGGCAACAAGCACAAACTATCAACACTATTCACAGCTATCAACAATACCTAGCGATATGGCCTCAAGGTCAATTTGTTATTTTGGCCCAAGGGGCAATCAACCGTATTCAAGAGGATAATAACAGATGGCAACAAGCGGCAAATCAAAATAGCAGTCAAGCTTACCAAAGCTACCTAAATATCAAACCTCAAGGCCAATACCGGCAACAAGCCAAACAACAGTTAGCCCGCTTACGAGAGCAACAACAATTACAACAAAAGCAGCAAGAAACCAAAGCCTTGGCCGATAATTATTATCAGAAAAATGATTATCCCGAAGCGTTATATTATTACCAGCAAGCAGCTAAATTAGGCCATGCACAGGCACAATTTTCATTAGCTAAAATGTATCAAGATGGCAAAGGCACAGACCAAAACACTAGCCAAGCCGCCCATTGGTATTTGCAAGCAGCTAAACAAGGCCATGCACAAGCTCAAGCAACCTTAGGCTTTATGTACTCCAAAGGAACGGGCATCAAACAGGATTATGCACAAGCCGTATACTGGTATCACCAAGCTGCAGAACAAGGCTATATGAAAGCCCAATACAACCTCGCCTATTTATATACTGTAGGGCAAGGCACAAGCAAAGATCAGCAAAAAGCCGCGTTCTGGTTTGAAAAAGCCGCCTTGCAAGGCGATGCTGATGCGCAAAATAGCCTAGGTAAACTGTATGAAAGAGGCCTAGGCGTAAACCAAGATATGCTCAAAGCCAAAAACCTTTATCAACAAGCAGCCGATCAAGGTCATCAAATGGCCAGAATTAATCTGCGTATGTTGAAGAACTAA
- a CDS encoding GGDEF domain-containing response regulator, protein MPNTLTIYLLEDSADDVYLFNQSVHLDDNFQYVIVDFSSLTKLQAAIHFITPDLLVIDLNIPESQGLQTLVEVKHMANDTPIIVLTGNDESLGIQAIQLGAQDYLLKEEINYSTLKRAIRFARERSMLYAALEQRAIKDKLTKLYNRAAFDQRLANFEADFIRYQRPYALIMFDLNGFKTINDEYGHLAGDKILQHVADRFQMFNRASDFICRYGGDEFILIVPNVETEEQLVKIIDSKRNIINGDYTLQIADKKLIHAPISIAIGGAIRNIKDKAPNELLKLADQNMYADKLKCL, encoded by the coding sequence ATGCCCAATACTCTTACCATATATTTATTAGAAGACTCAGCAGATGACGTTTATTTGTTTAACCAAAGTGTACATTTAGACGACAATTTCCAATACGTTATTGTGGATTTCAGTTCTTTGACTAAACTTCAAGCAGCGATCCATTTTATTACTCCTGATTTGCTTGTCATCGACCTCAACATACCTGAATCTCAAGGTCTGCAAACCCTAGTTGAAGTCAAACATATGGCTAACGACACACCTATTATTGTTCTCACAGGTAATGATGAATCTTTAGGAATTCAAGCCATCCAATTAGGTGCTCAAGATTATTTATTAAAGGAAGAAATCAATTATTCAACGTTAAAAAGAGCAATTCGTTTTGCTAGAGAACGAAGCATGTTATATGCAGCCCTAGAGCAAAGGGCGATAAAAGATAAGTTAACTAAATTATATAACCGTGCAGCCTTTGATCAGCGATTAGCAAATTTTGAAGCTGACTTTATTCGTTATCAACGGCCTTATGCGTTAATTATGTTTGATTTAAACGGTTTTAAAACAATAAACGACGAATATGGGCATCTGGCAGGTGATAAAATTTTACAACATGTCGCCGACCGATTTCAGATGTTCAATCGGGCAAGCGATTTCATTTGCCGCTACGGTGGTGATGAATTTATATTGATCGTACCTAATGTTGAAACTGAAGAGCAATTAGTAAAAATAATTGACAGTAAACGCAACATAATAAATGGAGATTATACTCTACAAATAGCGGACAAAAAATTAATTCATGCACCTATATCAATCGCAATAGGTGGTGCTATTCGTAATATTAAAGATAAAGCCCCGAATGAATTATTGAAACTAGCAGACCAAAATATGTACGCCGATAAATTAAAGTGTCTTTAA
- a CDS encoding response regulator, whose translation MVHIVLVEDDLDDVYFFKMACETLPQKPDITILNDGTKLIEYLETNNGANKIILLDLNMPKLGGFEVLKKLNELGKINQLLIVTYTTSDNEEDIEAAYQLGVKSYLTKPDNLEELSALVSTISEYWFKYNTTPN comes from the coding sequence ATGGTTCATATTGTATTAGTAGAAGATGATTTAGATGATGTCTATTTTTTTAAAATGGCCTGCGAGACACTTCCACAAAAACCAGATATCACCATATTAAACGATGGCACTAAACTAATCGAATACCTTGAAACTAATAATGGTGCCAATAAAATTATTTTACTCGATTTAAATATGCCCAAGTTAGGCGGGTTTGAGGTTTTAAAAAAACTGAATGAATTAGGTAAAATAAATCAATTGCTTATTGTCACTTATACCACTTCAGATAATGAAGAGGATATAGAAGCCGCTTACCAGCTTGGGGTGAAGTCGTACCTAACTAAACCAGATAATCTAGAAGAACTATCAGCTTTAGTCTCAACTATTTCGGAATATTGGTTTAAGTACAATACCACCCCAAATTAA
- a CDS encoding PAS domain S-box protein has protein sequence MNKKNSQIGRLENYTKCVAGFTLIFVIIFSFYTAELVHRFTVIENSWQQYHSRMANINDEIAKLHAAIGYGGLIHHFKNYVIRQDPQYLEFIETDITALESTLTQLSKYFQFKDELKALKTIKQTIFAYQSKLVELKNAPKNTIKEQDLIAKVDDTDALAAISLLKTRTFELNTQQRESTSFAFSQAIQWLYVGSLLFILILLFPILLLKLIKKLKTAYSDLSSALDDSNLLMLHAPDAMISVTKDGTIVCCNLKIEALFGYTQAELIGKNLSTLLPATVIKSHSQYLHDYFKSPIQRLMGQSNPKLQGLHKDQRLIPIEVNLSSSMLAGIKISTATIRDISARINTENQLKATIATSESNYEKLKQAQVSLGETKMTSLMLDNLPLGTLLYSFEGKILIANDKFITDSNYSRQELSTLTFNQFIDFEKTEDQIVFEKVVTSQTSKANIKLSMLAKLKPKHDQFIPIELDISTYDYNGQVFRIVTYKNLSDVMLIQNRLVKSHEQLARAVAATQDGIWEWNVEQKIANYSPRFMKMIGKEDEPTPEFSDWYNHIHPDYKNKVDEALAQHFKTRELYEIEYLGLNEYGEYNWFVSIGNSIFDEDNNPLIMSGSLRNIHKSKLLEIEAENSKLFLEKIINSAICGLYLFDLKENLNTTINTRYTEILGYDIEELNSISKFDEFYHPDDRPKIEQHLTKITHAVDSEVFSLKYRFKHKDGHWVWCYSFDCVVKFNHENQPELMLGTFVDITEHTLLLEKLQSSNEYLERFAFVASHDLQEPLRKITAFSSSLTQRLQHQISSDEHIRFEFSRLIDASERMRTMIKDLLKLSRINSSEIDLIAVPCSDIIVASLDLLSHLIAEQHAVIETTNTDILLTVDKGLFIQLFQNLIANSIKFKTKGDEPVIHISVVSEADVIRIIFKDNGIGVDPKFSEQIFDPFRRLHSKDSYPGSGIGLALCQQILSIHNGSISCSSEVHKGAEFEIILPKINIKGI, from the coding sequence GTGAATAAGAAAAATAGTCAGATTGGCAGATTAGAGAATTACACAAAATGTGTCGCTGGATTCACCTTAATCTTTGTCATTATATTTTCGTTTTATACTGCAGAGTTGGTTCACCGGTTCACCGTTATTGAGAACTCATGGCAACAATATCACTCTCGTATGGCAAATATTAATGATGAAATAGCCAAGCTACATGCTGCCATAGGTTATGGAGGACTGATACATCATTTTAAAAACTATGTTATCCGCCAAGATCCTCAATATTTAGAATTTATCGAAACAGATATAACGGCACTAGAATCAACATTAACTCAGTTATCTAAATATTTTCAATTTAAAGACGAACTCAAAGCTTTAAAAACAATTAAACAAACTATTTTCGCCTATCAATCAAAACTAGTTGAATTAAAAAATGCTCCAAAAAATACGATCAAAGAACAAGATTTAATCGCCAAAGTCGATGATACCGATGCACTAGCCGCTATATCGTTATTAAAAACAAGGACATTTGAATTAAATACACAACAAAGGGAAAGTACTAGTTTTGCATTCTCACAAGCCATTCAATGGTTATACGTAGGCAGTTTGTTATTTATTCTAATATTATTGTTTCCGATTCTGCTACTAAAACTCATTAAAAAGTTAAAAACAGCATACTCAGATCTAAGTAGTGCACTAGATGATAGTAACTTATTAATGTTACACGCCCCAGATGCAATGATTAGTGTGACCAAAGACGGAACAATAGTCTGTTGTAATTTAAAAATTGAAGCTTTATTTGGTTATACTCAAGCAGAATTAATTGGCAAAAACCTATCTACATTGTTACCCGCCACTGTTATCAAATCACATTCCCAATATTTGCATGATTATTTTAAATCACCCATTCAACGTTTAATGGGGCAAAGCAACCCAAAGTTACAAGGGTTACATAAAGACCAACGCTTAATTCCAATTGAAGTTAATTTAAGCAGTTCCATGCTAGCCGGAATAAAAATCAGCACAGCGACTATTAGGGATATTAGCGCCAGAATTAACACAGAAAACCAATTAAAAGCCACTATTGCCACTTCAGAAAGTAATTACGAAAAGCTAAAACAAGCACAAGTTAGTCTTGGTGAAACCAAAATGACTAGCCTGATGTTAGACAATTTACCTTTAGGTACTTTGTTGTATAGTTTTGAAGGTAAGATACTCATAGCTAATGATAAATTTATTACTGACTCCAATTATTCTCGACAAGAATTAAGCACTTTAACTTTTAATCAATTTATAGACTTTGAAAAAACTGAAGACCAAATAGTATTTGAAAAAGTGGTAACTTCACAAACCTCTAAAGCGAATATAAAACTATCCATGTTAGCCAAACTTAAGCCTAAACATGATCAATTTATTCCGATTGAATTGGATATATCGACCTATGACTACAATGGTCAAGTGTTCAGAATAGTTACCTATAAAAACCTTAGTGATGTGATGCTGATTCAAAATCGCTTGGTAAAATCACATGAACAATTAGCGAGGGCTGTTGCCGCGACGCAAGATGGTATTTGGGAATGGAATGTAGAACAAAAAATCGCTAATTACTCCCCAAGATTTATGAAAATGATAGGCAAAGAAGATGAACCTACTCCTGAATTTTCAGACTGGTATAACCATATTCATCCCGATTATAAAAACAAGGTTGATGAGGCATTAGCACAACATTTTAAAACCCGCGAACTTTATGAAATTGAATATTTAGGTTTAAATGAATACGGTGAGTATAATTGGTTTGTTAGTATCGGAAATTCAATATTTGATGAAGACAATAATCCTCTAATAATGTCTGGTTCTTTAAGAAATATTCACAAGAGTAAATTATTAGAAATTGAAGCAGAGAATAGTAAACTCTTCCTAGAAAAAATAATTAACTCAGCGATCTGTGGATTATACCTATTTGATTTAAAAGAAAATTTAAACACCACCATAAATACTCGATATACCGAAATCCTTGGCTACGATATTGAAGAATTAAATAGTATTAGTAAATTTGATGAATTTTATCATCCAGACGACCGCCCAAAAATCGAGCAACACTTAACTAAAATTACTCACGCCGTAGACAGTGAAGTATTCTCACTAAAATATCGCTTTAAGCATAAAGACGGTCATTGGGTTTGGTGTTATTCCTTTGATTGTGTTGTTAAGTTTAACCATGAAAATCAACCTGAACTGATGTTAGGGACTTTTGTAGACATAACCGAACACACCTTGTTATTAGAAAAACTACAAAGTTCTAACGAATACTTAGAACGTTTTGCTTTTGTAGCCAGCCACGATTTACAAGAGCCATTACGTAAAATCACCGCATTTTCCTCCTCATTAACCCAAAGGTTACAGCATCAAATTAGTAGCGATGAACATATAAGATTCGAATTTTCTAGGCTAATTGATGCCTCTGAACGTATGCGAACTATGATCAAAGATTTGTTAAAGTTATCACGAATAAATAGCTCAGAAATTGATCTTATCGCAGTACCCTGTTCTGATATTATTGTCGCTAGTCTCGATTTATTAAGCCACCTGATTGCAGAACAACATGCAGTTATCGAGACTACTAATACAGACATATTATTAACGGTCGATAAAGGTTTGTTTATCCAATTGTTCCAAAATTTAATAGCCAATAGTATTAAATTTAAAACGAAAGGCGATGAACCGGTTATTCATATAAGCGTAGTAAGTGAAGCAGACGTAATTCGAATCATCTTTAAAGATAATGGCATCGGAGTTGACCCTAAATTTTCCGAACAAATATTTGACCCATTCAGGCGCTTGCACAGCAAAGATAGTTATCCAGGCAGTGGTATTGGTTTAGCATTGTGCCAACAGATTTTATCAATACATAATGGTTCTATTAGCTGTTCTAGTGAGGTACATAAAGGTGCTGAATTTGAAATTATTTTACCCAAAATAAACATCAAAGGTATATAA
- a CDS encoding glutamine synthetase III, producing MTGLTSRKQAINEITNRAPKQCNMTDPLSKIWATDVFNLGAMEEALSKNAFKAIKKTVQTGEPLDAGTADVVAAAMKDWAMSKGAKFFSHIFYPMTNITAEKHDGFIITNSDGGAITEFTGSLLIKGEPDGSSFPNGSLRMTNAARGYTAWDPSSPAYLMHTANGATLMIPSVFMSWTGEALDKKIPLLRSNKAMDKAAQKVLSLMGETEIATLNSSCGAEQEYFLVDEHFANARPDLLLAGRTLFGAPPAKGQQFDDHYFGAIPARVQVFMQDFEDKLYRLGIPAKTHHNEVAPGQFEIAPYYEAANVAADHQQLLMTLMKSTAKEHGFLCLLHEKPFAGVNGSGKHVNWSVGNATQGNLLDPGSTPHDNLNFLLFCGAVIRGVHKYGPLLRAVIASAANDHRLGANEAPPAILSVYLGDQLEGVFNDIKEGKLLEKAKGGLMDLGLSQILQFERDPGDRNRTSPFAFTGNRFEFRAVGSSQSVSGPLVAMNTMLADSLNWIAEKLEAVLVKGEDKTAAVITVLQELMLEHGNVIFGGDGYSSEWHKAAVEERGLKNIPTTADALPAFKEASVVELFASTGVLTPAELASRFEVYAEQYVLSIEVEAKIVIGMASTRIYPAAVQYLNSLAETANNLSKLNVSISHLSLAEIAEETDAMMAAVGKLKDAMSVEDFASEEAHMDHCAKVLCPLMLEVRTHADALELVVSDELWPLPKYQEMLFIK from the coding sequence ATGACTGGATTAACCTCTCGCAAACAAGCAATAAATGAAATTACCAATCGCGCACCAAAACAGTGCAATATGACTGACCCTTTGAGCAAGATTTGGGCAACCGATGTTTTCAATCTTGGCGCGATGGAAGAAGCATTATCAAAAAATGCTTTTAAAGCCATTAAAAAAACAGTACAAACGGGTGAGCCCTTAGACGCCGGCACAGCTGATGTTGTTGCTGCGGCGATGAAAGATTGGGCTATGTCGAAAGGCGCTAAATTTTTCTCTCATATCTTTTACCCTATGACTAACATTACTGCTGAAAAGCATGATGGTTTTATTATCACTAATTCTGATGGTGGGGCTATAACTGAGTTTACCGGTAGCTTGCTGATTAAAGGTGAACCAGACGGATCTTCGTTCCCGAATGGTAGTTTACGTATGACTAACGCTGCACGAGGTTATACGGCTTGGGATCCATCTAGCCCAGCCTATTTGATGCATACAGCTAATGGCGCAACCTTGATGATCCCAAGCGTATTTATGTCTTGGACAGGTGAAGCGTTAGATAAAAAAATTCCATTGTTACGCTCGAATAAAGCTATGGATAAAGCCGCACAGAAAGTATTAAGCTTGATGGGCGAAACAGAAATCGCTACCCTTAATTCTAGTTGTGGTGCAGAACAAGAATATTTCTTAGTGGACGAACATTTTGCTAATGCTCGCCCCGATTTATTATTAGCAGGACGCACATTATTTGGTGCACCGCCAGCTAAAGGTCAACAGTTTGATGATCACTATTTTGGTGCAATACCAGCGCGCGTACAAGTTTTCATGCAAGACTTTGAAGATAAACTTTACCGTTTAGGGATCCCTGCCAAAACTCATCATAACGAAGTAGCCCCTGGCCAGTTTGAAATTGCCCCTTATTATGAAGCCGCCAATGTGGCCGCTGATCATCAGCAATTATTAATGACGTTGATGAAAAGCACAGCTAAAGAACATGGCTTTTTATGTTTATTACATGAAAAACCTTTTGCAGGTGTCAATGGTTCTGGTAAACATGTTAACTGGTCGGTAGGTAATGCCACTCAAGGTAACTTACTTGATCCTGGAAGCACTCCTCATGACAACCTTAACTTCTTGCTATTCTGTGGGGCAGTGATCCGTGGTGTACATAAATATGGTCCGTTGCTAAGAGCGGTGATTGCTTCTGCTGCAAATGATCATCGTTTAGGTGCGAATGAAGCGCCTCCGGCTATATTGTCAGTCTATTTGGGAGACCAATTAGAAGGTGTGTTTAACGACATTAAAGAAGGTAAGTTACTAGAAAAAGCAAAAGGTGGCTTAATGGATCTAGGTCTGTCACAAATTCTACAATTTGAAAGAGATCCAGGCGATCGTAACCGTACTTCTCCGTTTGCTTTCACGGGTAACCGTTTTGAATTTAGAGCGGTAGGTTCGTCTCAATCCGTTTCTGGTCCTTTAGTCGCCATGAATACTATGTTGGCTGATTCTTTAAATTGGATCGCTGAAAAATTAGAAGCAGTGCTTGTTAAAGGTGAAGATAAAACCGCGGCAGTGATTACCGTACTACAAGAATTAATGTTAGAACATGGTAACGTTATTTTTGGTGGTGATGGGTATTCAAGCGAATGGCATAAAGCTGCAGTTGAAGAGCGTGGACTTAAAAATATCCCCACTACTGCTGATGCATTACCGGCATTTAAAGAAGCCTCTGTGGTTGAATTATTTGCATCAACGGGTGTGTTAACGCCAGCTGAACTAGCGAGTCGCTTTGAGGTGTACGCAGAGCAATACGTCTTATCTATTGAAGTAGAAGCTAAAATAGTTATTGGTATGGCCAGCACTAGAATCTATCCTGCTGCAGTCCAATACTTAAACAGCCTAGCTGAAACGGCTAATAATTTGAGCAAGCTAAATGTTTCAATTAGTCACCTTAGTTTGGCTGAAATTGCTGAAGAAACTGATGCCATGATGGCCGCTGTTGGTAAACTGAAAGATGCGATGTCGGTTGAAGACTTTGCTAGCGAAGAAGCACATATGGATCATTGTGCTAAGGTACTTTGCCCGCTTATGTTAGAAGTGCGAACTCATGCCGATGCTTTAGAATTAGTGGTTTCTGATGAATTGTGGCCATTGCCTAAGTATCAAGAGATGTTATTTATTAAATAG
- a CDS encoding MarR family winged helix-turn-helix transcriptional regulator, translating to MELSEVLFSLFHNVRNNISQQVKLLDLDVSPMHMKSLKVISTIEDCTGQKLADFMGRDKAQVNRLLKELVSQELVIKTENKNDGRSQILSLSSRGREFMGKFKQIESQVFNAMVKDIAPEDIENFTRLAKIFRHNLQ from the coding sequence ATGGAATTAAGCGAAGTACTTTTTAGTTTATTTCACAACGTACGCAATAATATTAGCCAACAAGTAAAATTATTGGATTTAGATGTATCACCTATGCACATGAAATCTTTAAAAGTCATTTCCACAATTGAAGATTGTACAGGCCAAAAATTAGCCGATTTTATGGGCCGCGATAAAGCCCAAGTTAATCGCTTACTTAAAGAACTAGTAAGCCAAGAGTTAGTGATTAAAACTGAGAATAAAAATGACGGTCGTAGCCAAATATTATCTTTATCTAGCCGTGGCAGAGAATTCATGGGTAAGTTCAAACAAATAGAAAGTCAGGTATTTAATGCAATGGTTAAGGATATTGCTCCTGAAGACATTGAAAACTTTACTAGGCTAGCAAAAATATTTAGACACAATTTACAGTAA
- a CDS encoding DUF2798 domain-containing protein: MQIKLKNLFMMLPIMLTLIGTITAIMTYVNLSAEQNFVSAWATSFIFAFVVMLPAGGLIFAAMNKLVNRLFYTLPQMQKKLLQGVLMAVVMESIMAIVTTVTNHEQLAFQQFVAVFINSFLFALPVGITFACLMTFVLQPKLERFLATPTTETELLN; the protein is encoded by the coding sequence ATGCAAATTAAGTTAAAAAACCTATTCATGATGTTACCGATTATGCTGACATTAATCGGTACTATTACCGCGATTATGACCTATGTGAATTTGTCTGCTGAGCAAAATTTTGTTTCAGCATGGGCAACTTCTTTTATTTTTGCTTTCGTGGTGATGTTACCTGCTGGAGGCTTAATATTTGCGGCGATGAATAAATTAGTTAACCGATTATTTTATACTCTGCCTCAGATGCAAAAAAAATTATTACAAGGTGTATTAATGGCGGTGGTAATGGAGTCAATTATGGCTATCGTAACCACAGTGACTAATCATGAGCAGTTAGCTTTTCAGCAGTTTGTTGCGGTATTTATTAACAGCTTTTTATTTGCATTACCTGTGGGGATAACTTTTGCTTGTTTGATGACGTTTGTTCTGCAGCCTAAGCTTGAACGATTTTTGGCTACACCCACCACTGAAACAGAATTATTAAATTAA
- a CDS encoding siderophore-interacting protein, with protein sequence MGPKMRMTKVLSVTELSPHMRRIILTGEALNDLPEGKQSAHVKAIFPDPNDVNKMPRLGLYFGFKKWMRSYTVRAFDKQNLQLTLDFAVNDHQGLASNWALNAQPGDHLGIAGSGGDTKHTDLHADRHLFFGDITALPAIAATLELLPENAQGRVWIQVPDTLDIQTLIAPQGIEINWLVTGDKLTEQFLTGLQSEPENLDNTAIFIAAEASIVRQLKSYLNQHCHYDKRLLYASAYWNQKK encoded by the coding sequence ATGGGGCCTAAAATGCGTATGACAAAGGTGTTGTCTGTAACTGAGCTTTCTCCTCACATGAGGCGAATTATTTTAACGGGTGAAGCATTAAATGATTTGCCTGAAGGCAAACAAAGCGCCCATGTTAAAGCGATTTTTCCTGATCCTAATGACGTCAATAAAATGCCTAGGTTAGGTTTGTACTTTGGATTTAAGAAATGGATGCGTTCTTATACAGTCAGGGCATTCGATAAGCAAAACTTACAACTAACCTTAGATTTTGCGGTAAATGATCACCAAGGTTTAGCCAGTAATTGGGCGCTAAATGCACAGCCAGGCGATCATTTAGGAATAGCTGGATCTGGTGGCGATACCAAACATACTGATTTACACGCTGATAGGCATTTATTTTTTGGTGATATCACTGCCTTACCCGCTATAGCTGCGACTTTAGAGTTATTGCCTGAAAATGCTCAAGGCCGAGTTTGGATACAGGTGCCAGACACATTAGATATACAAACGCTGATTGCGCCCCAAGGTATAGAAATAAACTGGTTGGTGACTGGTGATAAATTAACCGAGCAGTTTTTAACCGGTTTGCAGTCAGAGCCTGAAAACTTAGATAACACAGCCATTTTTATTGCAGCAGAAGCCAGTATTGTTAGACAATTAAAGTCATACTTGAATCAGCATTGTCACTATGACAAAAGGTTGTTGTATGCCAGTGCTTATTGGAATCAAAAAAAATAA